In Camelina sativa cultivar DH55 chromosome 16, Cs, whole genome shotgun sequence, a single window of DNA contains:
- the LOC104753512 gene encoding putative F-box protein At1g58090 — MAQGQLPSELEEEILVRVPPLSLVRFRSVCKGWNTLFNEKRFVERNFSCGRPEILLKTHSHLYSISVDLNKDDPTIKISDLCFDLSGRRYDLEGTCDGYYGAVVRNPLFNQTEWIDPDDEYPRSSSQSMGYDGSSTEKSYEYMKTRTQRFDEVITRFAVFKFATIAWKVTYRTTPRLLDECNCTVSLNGNLSWTAYTSKSYFIGMFDFSKEVVQTFCILPFKGTHSNFHTRGLAIYKGDRLSVLQQCIGGREVKIWVTDKKIGNGDDVVWINFMTISIPKFPMVCNNISSSYFVDNNVYGKTFVTCFLRQKPKQAWVYIVRGDLCKKIKIDEVAYMQLKSCVYVPSLITISRETLAEGTEPSRNVLHV; from the coding sequence ATGGCGCAGGGACAGCTTCCATCAGAGCTGGAAGAAGAGATACTCGTACGAGTTCCACCTCTATCTCTCGTTCGCTTCAGATCCGTTTGCAAAGGATGGAACACTCTTTTCAACGAGAAGAGATTCGTCGAAAGAAACTTTTCTTGCGGTCGCCCAGAAATCTTGTTAAAGACACATTCCCATCTTTATTCGATAAGCGTCGATCTCAACAAGGACGATCCGACTATAAAAATTAGTGATTTATGTTTCGATTTAAGCGGTCGCCGTTATGATCTCGAGGGGACCTGCGATGGTTATTATGGAGCCGTGGTTCGAAACCCGTTATTCAATCAGACTGAATGGATTGACCCGGATGATGAGTATCCACGTAGCAGCAGTCAGAGCATGGGTTACGATGGTAGTAGCACCGAAAAGAGTTACGAGTATATGAAGACTAGGACTCAGAGGTTTGATGAAGTTATTACGAGATTTGCAGTCTTCAAATTTGCAACCATTGCGTGGAAAGTTACTTATCGTACCACTCCACGTTTACTCGATGAATGTAATTGCACGGTCTCCCTGAATGGAAATTTATCCTGGACAGCTTATACTAGTAAAAGTTATTTCATCGGAATGTTCGATTTTTCGAAAGAGGTAGTCCAGACCTTTTGTATTCTACCGTTTAAGGGGACACATAGTAATTTCCATACTCGTGGCCTCGCGATTTATAAGGGAGATCGGCTTTCTGTGTTACAACAATGCATAGGAGGAAGAGAGGTTAAGATTTGGGTGACAGATAAGAAAATTGGCAATGGGGATGATGTGGTGTGGATTAATTTCATGACTATCTCAATACCTAAGTTTCCCATGGTTTGCAACAACATTTCTTCAAGTTACTTCGTCGATAATAATGTCTATGGAAAGACCTTCGTTACGTGTTTTCTTCGCCAGAAACCTAAACAAGCTTGGGTCTATATCGTGAGGGGAGATTTGtgcaaaaaaattaagatagaTGAAGTGGCATATATGCAGTTAAAATCCTGTGTCTATGTTCCAAGTTTAATCACCATTTCTAGAGAGACTTTGGCTGAAGGTACTGAACCAAGTAGAAATGTTTTACATGTTTGA
- the LOC104753514 gene encoding uncharacterized protein At4g04775-like: MSQRSSAGSSGLPSRSSQVGVPCRCWCGGEIRTYTSKTEENPCRRFYRCVVGVKEKKEKHMFRWVDDAVLEEIRMVESKQNQLLEDLKKMVTNNVELQKEMVKEMEEKMEKNMIEIIRQELMVAKESMEKSNKQRICVLVVLAVSMAWLYKKMI; this comes from the exons ATGAGCCAACGTTCTTCGGCTGGATCGTCAGGGTTACCGTCGAGAAGTTCTCAGGTTGGAGTTCCGTGTAGATGCTGGTGTGGTGGAGAGATTAGAACCTACACCTCAAAGACGGAAGAGAATCCCTGTAGGAGATTTTACAGATGTGTTGTTGGTGTGaag gagaagaaggagaaacacaTGTTCCGTTGGGTTGATGATGCTGTTCTAGAGGAGATTAGGATGgttgaaagcaaacaaaaccaactctTAGAGGACCTAAAAAAGATGGTAACAAACAATGTGGAGCTCCAAAAggagatggtgaaggagatggaagaaaagatggagaagaatatGATTGAGATCATCAGGCAAGAGCTAATGGTTGCGAAAGAGAGTATGGAGAAGTCGAACAAGCAGAGGATTTGTGTACTAGTCGTATTGGCAGTTTCAATGGCCTGGCTTTATAAGAAGATGATATGA